From the Ammospiza caudacuta isolate bAmmCau1 chromosome 1, bAmmCau1.pri, whole genome shotgun sequence genome, the window TCTGAAACGGAACAGTCCATTTCCAATGTTGGGAGGTGATGGGGGAAACTTGGTGCTGTGGCTTATTTTGTGcgttgtttttttaaaataccacTTCATACAAACTGACATATAGCTGTTCTTAAAAGTTGAAACTAAGTTGTCTGgctgttttgttttaatcagCAACTGGTAACACGACCTTCTACTAATTACATGGTAGCTCCAGTGACTGGAAATGATATTGGAATTCGCAGAGCGGAAATTAAGCAAGGCATCCGTGAAGCAATTCTGTGTAAAGATCAGGATGGCAGAATTGGACTTCGCCTTAAGTCTGTTGATAATGTAAGTGTAGAAGTTGCTTTTGCCTCCAGAGATTTTATTGCTGGACTATATTAGCAGTGAAGTTAGGATGCAGTCTGGTCACAAAATAGTCTTATGTATAACGGTTTCTTATCTGTTACTGGAATTTTAAAGTCCTGCATTAGACTGGTAATTAGATTTCCAGCTTTCTGGACTAGAAACTGAATTTACAGCTGCAGTTTAATGCCTTGTGCTTTATAAGAtctgaaaaatacataaaatattttttgtttcactttAGGGTGTGAACTTGTCCTTACATAGTTGCTGTGATACTTTTTATCAGTTCAGGACTGCTTGTCTTTACCTTTGTGCAAATACTGGGCAGTACTTAATGTTCAGTAGTATGTAATAACTGCCCACTGTTTACAAGTATCTCCTTTTTTGTAAAAGGTGCTTAAACAATTTAAGTCATTTAATctgaatgttttaaaaaatttgtaCTGCAGGTAGCATATAGgtttaaaatacttttctgtAGTTCTTCCTATACAGAAAATGGGGTTTTTGTAGAGTAGCATGGGGTGATGTTTTTTTAACACCCCTCTCTCCCAAGGTATTATTTATAATTTGCTTTGATATGCTTTACTTTGATTTAGGGGTAGTTTCATTAGAAATAGTTTTGTAACACCTATTAAAACAGACAAGTATTTACCCCTTTGCTTAAGACTTTAATGTTATGctaatgggtttttttaatttttaatatttagagATCTAGATAGATTTGCTTGGTTTTGAACTTTGTTCTTGCATTAAGTATCTGTCAGACTTTTAAATACATCTAGAAACAGACTGAAATTTCAAAATTGCCCTTTATGAAGAGATAATTAGCATGTCCTTTTGTCTTGTCTGTTTGGCTGATATTGTGTAGAATGGGAAACTTCAGGGGCTGTGTGTTCTGTGACTGGTCTTCATCTTTAACCAAGAgcttccctttctcctcccctcccctttttaCTCCTCTTTTGTAGGGTATATTTGTCCAGTTAGTTCAGGCAAACTCTCCAGCATCCCTTGCTGGTCTGCGGTTTGGGGACCAAGTTCTGCAGATCAATGGTGAAAACTGTGCAGGATGGAGTTCTGATAAAGCACACAAAGTTCTGAAACAGGCTTCTGCAGAAAGGATTTCAATGATCATTCGGGACAGGTAATGCCAGCTGCAGATATGGATTTGCCGTAATCCATCACTGAGTAATTCTGAGGGGTTTGGGTCTCCCCTTGCTTGTGCAGGTTTAACAAAATCTCATTGTGCATGTGCTTTAGTAGTAAAGATCTTCAGAAATGGTCTCTTTTGTGGGGAGCAATCAAAATGGTTCCTAAATTGTAAACTTCCTGGGCATGATGAGGCGTAACATTTTTCCAAGATAAACTAGTGAGTGAGAGATGCCACAAGTTAAATTTAAACTCTGAAGagttctgtgctttttttcagacagaattttttaatttagttaAGTCAAAGTCAACAATGATAATGCAAAAAGGGTTTCCTGTCAACCTGTTCTATGTGAACTCTGTTGCTTACATAGAAATGAATGCGAATTTTACTAAAAGCATGCTTGATGACCCaatatgttttttaaataatgatCTTGTAGCTAGCTGTATGTAGTAACCACAGGTCAGATTCAACATAAGGCTTGTAGGCTGCAAGAAGACAGATGATACTTCATGTGACTAAGTGTATGCCTCAAAGCTTTTTTTCCATGCTCTTTCCTGCTTAAGAACCAAGCCTGACTCAGTGGAGGGCAGCTGCTTTGATTGGGGGCAGTTGCTTCAAACACTGAATTAAAATATTGTGCCAGTAGATTCCCTGCTCTGTCTACTACTTCTGTGCCCAACATGGCACCCTCTTCCTATATCTACTGTCTTTTTAAGACACAATTTAAAGGTTTATTATTCCCAAAGCAGTTGAAGTGTTGTTGGGAAGCCTTGAGCTTTCAGAATCCTGTAGTCTACCTACAGTTGTTAAAACTCCCTGCACTGTTTTATTGACCTTGTAATGTTTGTAGAAAACTTTATCTTTAGTGgatgtttgtttggttggggtggTAGGTGGGTGGAtgttgtttgggatttttgtattattattaATCCAGATGGTGAAATATCTGTAAAACAGGGACAACATGTAAGGTTTTTAAACAAGTATATTTTAATACAACAATATTAACAAAATTAAGTTAAACCAAACAACTTTTCATTATAGAAAATATGAGTCCCTTAGAGTACAATTACTTTTTGTAAGCTAAAGATGCTAAAATAGGATGTGGTTTTTTCTGTGGTTTAGTAGActgaagattttaattttaaatgtctttttagACCTTTTGAACGGATTATTACCATGCATAAGGACAGCACAGGACATGTTGGTTTCATATTCAAGAATGGAAAAATAACCTCAATAGTGAAAGACAGTTCTGCTGCAAGAAATGGACTTCTGACAGAGCACAACATCTGTGAAATTAATGGCCAGAATGTAATTGGGTTGAAGGTAAAATAACCACTATGTGCGGGGTGTGGAACGCTGTGAGCTTTTTATGTTTCTGTAGTGTGTTTTGGAGAGACAGAAAAGGTTGTAATATATTGTTCAGTGttcataaaatataaaattcagtCATGATGTAACTTGACTGGAGAGACAGATGTTTTAGCCTCTGTGCAGTTTTGTATTGGTTGTCAGGGCAGCTCATTCTCATCCTCTCTGCCTCTACCTGGCAAGGCAgataaaaaaattctgtttttatCTGTAGTCCAACCTTGCTGGCAAAACAAAGGGTCAGCTTCCTCATTCCAACCTGCATCAAATTTTAGCAGGAATTGTGTATGTCCCTTCTCTAGTCAGTTCATGCAAGATACTTTTAACCAAACATCTGTGAAGTGGCATTGCAGTTTCAGTGATTTGTCCTGAAGGTTGAATGCTCCAAACAAGGAGTTGGGAGGGGTCTCAAAGCCACGTGAAATATGTCTAGAAGAAGCTCTTGAACCGCTGCTTTCACAGGCAGCTTGAGTTGTGTTGCTCATGTGACTTCTTGTTTCTGACAGGACTCGCAGGTTGCAGACATCTTGGCAACAGCTGGAAACGTAGTGACCATCACTGTCATGCCTTCCAGTATTTATGACTATATAATAAAGAGGTAGGTAATACAGAGCAGCCGTGGTGTTATTTATAATCCAGTGGACAGTGACTAGAAAGTGTACTTGTGGTAAGATGTCATTCCAAACTTGAAGACTGTAAAGGGTGGGTGGAGATGCCTGAAAATTTGTTTAATCTGATGTTTTGGTTAAATTGGTGTGTGTTGGTACTGTTTTTAACCTATTCTGTGTTTGTGATGattctttgccttttcctctctggaAAAAGCCTTTTCTAAACTTCTTTTGACTATGCCTGAATTTCTGAGAAATGAATACTAAGGTATTTGTTACCTTTTAACTAAAATGTTGTTTGTACTGCAAGTAATTCCTGTGGCTTAAAAGTGATTCTGGGCAGGATGGTTCTGGGTTTCTTCCTAATCCTTTGGAAACAATGGCTTTCTACAAGTAAATCTGTCCTCCATAAATACTTTTTGAAGTTAGTAGACATTAATAATGCTTCAGGTGTAATTGAGTCTTTTTTTCAGGTAAAGGAAAAGGATATGCCCTTGGCTTGGTATCCTCTTTCTACAGAGCAGTTTTCAGTCTAACAGCCaccttttccctctgctctccttcccttGTGCTTGTACTCTGCTTGCCACATGTCCATACCTTAAAAGATACCAACAACACAGCTCAGGTGCTAGAAGAAGTGTTGAGCACTGGGGGCTTCTATTCAATCTCAGGGTGCAGTTTCATGAGCTGTCTGTAGCAACTTGTCAAAAATAGTGGAGTGAAAGTCCAGCTTCTGGTTTGTATTGAAGGACTGGCCATGACAAAGCTACTGTGAGCAGAGGCTTGAGTGGTCTTCTATAGTTATCTTACAAACCTGaatgccttttccttttccttaggATGGCAACTAGCATCATGAAGAGCCTGATGGATCACTCTGTTCCTGAAGTCTAAACTTGCACCATggatgtgtgtgtatataaataaCGATGATTCCACTAAACTTGGGCTATTATACTCAGTGATCTCTTTCTTCTGCACATGAGCCTTTCTGGAGGCTGAGAGAAGATATGCTGCATCAAGCATTTGCATCTATAATGGCTGGGAATGTCACCGTTCAACATATCTCGTGTATTCACACACTGTAAAACTTGCAGCCTTACATGCTTGACAATGTGAAATTCCTATTGTGTTATGACTTCTTTTTGTAGGTCTTTTATTTAGCTTACTACTACTATAAGCCATTGCAACTAAAGGAACCAGGTATCACTTGCAAAGCTACATGTTGTTACCCAGGACAATGCTGTGCTTTGTATGTCTAAAAAGAATGAgtatttttactgctttttgtCTGCAAGAGTAGATTTGAAATAGCATATTAGAAGTAAGGCTAGTACTAGTTAATTTTTTGTTCTAGTAAATATTGTTTACACAAAAATGCCACTTAGCTGAATATGGCTCAAGGCATCAGTAAGCATTAATTAAAGTAGTGTACAGATACTCAAATCTTTTTATTACTTGTTATATGAATTGTAACAAATATGCTTCTTTCTCGCCTTAACCATGTTATTTTAAGGATTTAGACATAACCAAATAAATGACCAAAAGTTTACATCCTGTGTGTGTACCTACTTCAGGTAAAACAGGCTTATTTTATTGAGGTCAGTTTCAGCCAACAACTAAGATAGGAAATGCAGtgtaaaatactttaaaaatcttACTCGTTTTAACATTGAAATGTTTCAGAAGGGGTAGCTCTGGACTACTTTAAGTAAGATGTgttgaatggaaaaaaaatttcactgtgagggtggtgaggcacttgaacaggttacccagagaagctgtggatgccccatccctcaaagtgtttaaggccaggctggatgtgaCCCCACCAGCTTGGTcaagtggaaggtgtccctgcccatggcttaGGTGATCTttaaatcccttccaacccaagccctTTTATGATTCTAACTCTCTTTCTACCTTAAGCTTAACATACGGAATAGCAGCCAGCTGTTGTACTAATTGTAGAGATGCAATTTCAGTGTAAAATGGCCTACAGCTTGCTGGGTGTGCTAGGTCTGGCTGGGTTAATGAAGGTAATGAAGTAGGAgttgaatttaattttcttgtaGGAgcaggtgtggggctgtgttAGAGGCCTGTGACCAAAGCAGGGCTGATAACACAGCAGGGTGTTTCCTGAGTTGAATGTGCACAGTGTCAAggcttctcctgctcctcagtCTGTCCCCTGTTCctagagggagagagggagcacAGCTGAGGCCACTGatccaaactgaccaaagggaaaTTCAACACCATTTGACATTGTGCTCAGCAATAATTAGGGGAGAATTTTCCAAGGCAGGTGTTGGTCTGGTCATCAGTCTGCTCTGGGAATAGGGGTATGATTACCTTTGCatcacttcttttttcttccccacttTCTATTTTCCCTTTGCTTAGTTCTCCTATCCATTGCAATCCATAAATTCTTGTAGCTTTTGCACTTTTGAGTCTCTTTTCCCTCTTGCTATGGGGTAGGGTGAGTGAAAAGCTGATCACTGGGATCAGCCCACCACAACAGTTCATGTTCAACATGGGGCATGTTCAACTGAGACTTGAAGTTTAGTGATTGCCTTTTTactatttttccccctctgctctgtTCCAGGTTACAGCT encodes:
- the SDCBP gene encoding syntenin-1 yields the protein MSLYPSLEDLKVDKVIQAQTAFSSNPANPAILSEASAPIPCDGGLYPRLYPELSQYMGLSLNEEEVQRNLAVAAAAQPQGQLVTRPSTNYMVAPVTGNDIGIRRAEIKQGIREAILCKDQDGRIGLRLKSVDNGIFVQLVQANSPASLAGLRFGDQVLQINGENCAGWSSDKAHKVLKQASAERISMIIRDRPFERIITMHKDSTGHVGFIFKNGKITSIVKDSSAARNGLLTEHNICEINGQNVIGLKDSQVADILATAGNVVTITVMPSSIYDYIIKRMATSIMKSLMDHSVPEV